The nucleotide window TCCCTGCCGCCCGGTATCTCCGTACCGGCCTCGGCCGTGCTCGCCCGGCTGCGGTGGGAGCGCCCGCTGCGCGGCGGCCGGCCGGCCGCGGGCCCGGCGGCCGCCGACGCCACCGGCGACGGCACGGCGCCGGCCGGGACCGTCCCCGCACCGGCAGACGACCTCCGCTCGCGGCTGGCCCGATGGACCCTGACCGAGGCCGAGTTGCTCGGGGTGACCGGGCGCGGCGCGCTCTCCGCCCACGGCCGCAGCCTGCTCGACACCCCGTCGGACGGCGCCGACCCCACCCCCGACGACACCGCCGCCGCGGCGGCCCGCGCCGCCGCGCAGCTCAAGCCCCTCCTGCCCGAACCCCTCGACCACGTCCTGCTCCAGGCGGATCTGACCGCGGTCGCCCCGGGGCCGCTGCACCGCCCGCTCGCCGAGGCGCTGGGCGTCCTCGCCGACATCGAGTCCAAGGGCGGCGCGACGGTCTACCGCTTCACCCCCGGCTCCGTACGCCGCGCCCTGGACGCCGGTCGCTCCGCCGCCGAACTGCAGGAGTTCCTCACCAGCCACTCCCGCACCCCGGTCCCCCAGCCGCTCGCCTACCTCATCAACGATGTGGCCCGCAGACACGGCCATCTGCGGATCGGCGCGGCCGCCGCCTACGTCCGCTGCGACGACGACGCGCTGCTGTCCGAGATCCTCGCCGACCGCCGCGCCGCGCCCCTGCGGCTGCGCCGGCTCGCCCCGACCGTGCTCGCCGCCCAGACCTCGCCCGACCAACTCCTCGACGGTCTGCGGGCGATGGGCTACGCGCCGGCCGCCGAGTCCGCCGCCGGTGACGTACTGATCGCCCGCGCCGACTCGTACCGCACGCCGCCGCGCACCGCCCCCACCCCGGTCCCCGACGGCCCGCCGTCCCCCGACCCCACCCTGCTCGCGGCGGCGGTACGCGCCATCCGCGCCGGCGATCTCGCCGCCACCGCGGAACGCAAGCCGGTGCACGCCCCCGCGCCGGCCCCCGGCTCCCTCCCCCGCACCACCTCCGCCGAGACCCTCGCCACCATGCAGGCCGCGGTCCTGACCCACTCCGCGCTCTGGATCGGCTATGTCAACGCCGACGGCGCCGCCAGCCAGCGGGTGATCGCCCCGGTGCGGGTCGAGGGCGGCTTCGTGACGGCCTACGACCACACCGCCGACGAGGTCCGCACGTATCCGCTGCACCGGATCACGGGCGTGGCGGAGCTGGCGGACGACTCGGTCTGAGCGGGGCCGTCGCGCCCCCGGACCCCTTGCCGCAGAAGGGGCCCGCCGTCCTCACTGCCGCCCGCCGCGCCGATGCGGCACACTGGACGTTTGGCCGCATCCGTGGCCGATGTCCGCGGTGGTGATCCACCGGCCGGGCTCAGGCGGCCGACGGCCGGAAGCGAAAGGCGAGGCGCGTGAACGGACCTCTCATCGTCCAGAGCGACAAAACGCTGCTCCTGGAGGTGGACCACGAACTGGCGGACGCCTGCCGCCGGGCCATCGCCCCCTTCGCCGAGCTGGAGCGGGCGCCCGAGCACATCCACACGTACCGGCTGACGCCGCTGGGACTGTGGAACGCGCGGGCCGCCGGGCACGACGCCGAGCAGGTCGTCGACGCGCTGGTGCAGTTCTCGCGGTATCCGGTGCCGCACGCGCTGCTGGTCGACATCGCGGAGACGATGTCCCGCTACGGGCGGCTCACGCTCACCAAGCACCCTGCCCACGGGCTCGTACTGAGCTGCACGGACCGCCCGGTGCTGGAGGAGATCCTGCGGTCGAAGAAGGTGCAGCCGCTGGTCGGGGCGCGGCTGGACCCCGACACCGTCGTCGTCCACCCCTCCGAGCGCGGGCAGATCAAGCAGACGCTGCTCAGGCTGGGCTGGCCGGCCGAGGACCTGGCCGGCTACGTCGACGGTGAGGCGCACCCGATCGAGCTGCACGAGGACGGCTGGGCGCTGCGGCCCTATCAGCAGCAGGCCGTCGAGGGCTTCTGGCACGGCGGCTCGGGTGTCGTCGTGCTGCCCTGTGGCGCGGGAAAGACGCTGGTGGGGGCCGGTGCCATGGCCGAGGCCAAGGCGACCACGCTGATCCTGGTGACGAACACGGTCTCGGCCCGGCAGTGGAAGCACGAGCTGGTGAAGCGGACCTCGCTGACCGAGGACGAGATCGGCGAGTACAGCGGGACGAAGAAGGAGATCCGGCCGGTCACCATCGCCACCTACCAGGTGCTGACGACCAAGCGGAAGGGCGTCTACCCGCATCTGGAGCTGTTCGACTCCCGGGACTGGGGCCTGGTCATCTACGACGAGGTGCATCTGCTGCCCGCACCGGTCTTCAAGTTCACCGCCGATCTGCAGGCCAGGCGGCGGCTGGGGCTCACCGCGACGCTGGTGCGCGAGGACGGCCGGGAGTCGGACGTCTTCTCCCTGATCGGGCCGAAGCGGTTCGACGCCCCGTGGAAGGAGATCGAGGCGCAGGGGTACATCGCCCCGGCCGACTGCGTCGAGGTGCGGGTCAATCTGACCGAGACGGAGCGGCTGGCGTACGCGACGGCCGAGACCGAGGAGAAGTACCGCTACTGCGCGACGACCGCCAGCAAGCAGTACGTGACCGAGGCGCTGGTCCGCCGGCACCAGGGCGAGCAGACCCTGGTCATCGGGCAGTACATCGACCAGCTGGACGAGCTGGGCGAGCATCTGGACGCCCCGGTGATCAAGGGCGAGACCACCAACGCGCAGCGCGAGAAGCTCTTCGACGCGTTCCGGCAGGGCGAGCTCTCGGTGCTCGTCGTCTCCAAGGTCGCGAACTTCTCCATCGACCTTCCCGAGGCGACGGTCGCGATCCAGGTGTCCGGCACCTTCGGCTCCCGCCAGGAGGAGGCCCAGCGGCTGGGCCGGGTGCTGCGCCCCAAGGCGGACGGGCACGAGGCGCGGTTCTACTCCGTCGTCGCGCGCGACACCATCGACCAGGACTTCGCGGCGCACCGCCAGCGCTTCCTGGCCGAGCAGGGCTATGCGTACCGGATCGTGGACGCGGACGAGCTGCTGGCGGCGGACGAAGACGTCTGAGGCGGCGGCCGGGCGGCCCGGCCGCCCGGTCCGGACGCCGGGGCTCACACCGCCGGGGAGCGGCCGGACAGCTGCCGCTCGGCGCGCGGCGCGGGCAGCCGGCCGCCGTCCGCGAGGGCGGGAATGCCGGACGGGCGGCGCGTCCACCAGATCACCGCCGCCAGCAGGCCGAGCCCGAGCACCGGGTACGGGGCCGCGAACGGCTGCTGCCACCAGGGCAGATGCAGATCGAGCGGGCCGGCGTGCGGGGTGATCCACATGGTGCGGGCGGCGAAGACGAGGGTGGCGGCGGCCAGCAGCGCCCTGCGCCACAAGGCGCCCCGGGTGTGCGCGGCGAGCGCGAGGAGCAGCGGCACGCACCACACCCAGTGGTGGGACCAGCTGATCGGCGAGACCAGCAGCGCCGTGACGGCCGTGCACAGCACGCCCCAGTGGTCCAGGCCGCGCCGCACATACACCCGGCGGGCCGCGTACAGCCCGGCCGCGGCGGTCAGCACGGCGGGCACCGCCCACAGGAGGCCGGGCTCGGGGTCGTGCAGCACCCGGGTGATCAGGCCCTGGAGGGACTGGTTGTCGACGATCCAGGCCTTGCCGACCCGGCCGGTCTCGAACATCCGGCGGGTCCAGTACTCGACACTGGCGTCGGGCAGGGCCAGCCACCCCAGCAGCACCGAGCACAGGAACCCGGCGAGGGTGGTGCAGGCGGCCTTCACCCGGCCGGTGATCAGGAGGTAGACGGCGAAGAGCGCGGGAGTGAGTTTGATGCCGGCCGCGAGGCCGGTGGCGAACCCCTTGAGGCGGGCGCCATCGGGCCGGGAGAGGTCCCACAGGACCAGGCAGGCCAGTGCGAGGTTGACCTGGCCGAAGACGAAGGTCTGGAAGACCGGCTCCAGCCAGAGGCCGAGGGCGGTGGCGGCGAGCAGGAAGGGCGCGTTGCCGGCGGCCCGGCGCAGGCCGGCGGCCTTGCAGGAGAGGTGGATGAGCAGCGCGAGCAGGGCCGTGTTGAGCAGCACGCCGAGGATCTTGAGGACGCCGAGCGAGAGCCAGGTCGTCGGTATGAACAGCACCGCGGCGAACGGCGGATAAGTGGCCGGAAGAGCCCACTTGCTGACCGTGAAGCCGTAGAGATCGCCGCCGGTCGCGGCCGCCTCCCCCTCGGCGCGGTAGACCACGATGTCGGACATCGGCATCTGCTGGACCTGGTGCAGCGCCCAGAATCCGGCGAG belongs to Streptomyces sp. NBC_01454 and includes:
- a CDS encoding glycosyltransferase 87 family protein, producing MSAADGPGKPRRVWARSIARPRPRRMLLAAALFMVSLAGFWALHQVQQMPMSDIVVYRAEGEAAATGGDLYGFTVSKWALPATYPPFAAVLFIPTTWLSLGVLKILGVLLNTALLALLIHLSCKAAGLRRAAGNAPFLLAATALGLWLEPVFQTFVFGQVNLALACLVLWDLSRPDGARLKGFATGLAAGIKLTPALFAVYLLITGRVKAACTTLAGFLCSVLLGWLALPDASVEYWTRRMFETGRVGKAWIVDNQSLQGLITRVLHDPEPGLLWAVPAVLTAAAGLYAARRVYVRRGLDHWGVLCTAVTALLVSPISWSHHWVWCVPLLLALAAHTRGALWRRALLAAATLVFAARTMWITPHAGPLDLHLPWWQQPFAAPYPVLGLGLLAAVIWWTRRPSGIPALADGGRLPAPRAERQLSGRSPAV
- a CDS encoding DNA repair helicase XPB, whose protein sequence is MNGPLIVQSDKTLLLEVDHELADACRRAIAPFAELERAPEHIHTYRLTPLGLWNARAAGHDAEQVVDALVQFSRYPVPHALLVDIAETMSRYGRLTLTKHPAHGLVLSCTDRPVLEEILRSKKVQPLVGARLDPDTVVVHPSERGQIKQTLLRLGWPAEDLAGYVDGEAHPIELHEDGWALRPYQQQAVEGFWHGGSGVVVLPCGAGKTLVGAGAMAEAKATTLILVTNTVSARQWKHELVKRTSLTEDEIGEYSGTKKEIRPVTIATYQVLTTKRKGVYPHLELFDSRDWGLVIYDEVHLLPAPVFKFTADLQARRRLGLTATLVREDGRESDVFSLIGPKRFDAPWKEIEAQGYIAPADCVEVRVNLTETERLAYATAETEEKYRYCATTASKQYVTEALVRRHQGEQTLVIGQYIDQLDELGEHLDAPVIKGETTNAQREKLFDAFRQGELSVLVVSKVANFSIDLPEATVAIQVSGTFGSRQEEAQRLGRVLRPKADGHEARFYSVVARDTIDQDFAAHRQRFLAEQGYAYRIVDADELLAADEDV